The region TTGGGCCGCATTCGGACGATCTTTTGATCTTGTTTTTAGACGCGAAGATCAAAAGATCGTCCGAGCTCCTACGGGACAGCGCGCAGGAAGAACACCCACTCTCGCCCCATCTTGCGCTTCTCGAACACCTTCAACTCGACCAGCCCGTTCAGGGTGGCCGAGGCGGTGTTGTAAGAGCAGTCCAGATTCTCCTTCACATTGACCGCCGTAAACTCTTTGGCCATGCCACTTTTGGCCACTTGGTAGACGGCTCGTTGCTTTTCGGTGAACTGGTCAAATAAACCTGACGCCATCAGCCATCGATCAAAATCCGCGGTGTACGCCAGACTTTTTCGATAGGCCTCGGTAAAACCAGTGACGGCTCGCAAGATGACTGAACACTGGAAATCGATAAAGTAAGTCAGGTCCAGATCGTCAGCTTCGGTGTGCAGATACGAGCGCCCGTATTTCACCGGTGCATTGCGCAGCAAGATGCTGATGGCTATGTAGCGAAAGGCTGAAAAATCATTCTTGAACATGAACCAATAAAACAGAGCCCGAGCGACTCGGCCGTTGCCATCGCGAAAAGGATGCTCATAACCCAAGGCGAAATGCAGTGCGATGGCTTTGATCAAAGGATGAATGTAGTCCGGGTGAGTGGGGGCGTTGTGGGATTGGTTGATCCAACTCGAAAGCACCTGCAAGCGAGAGGCAAGCCCCGCAGCAGGAGGCGGCGTATGAACCGTATTGCCCTCGCCATCCTGCACCACAACTTCATCGTTTTTCCTGAACGTCGCCGGCGAGTATTGCTCGTCATTGATCCCTTCGACCCCTACCCGATGGATTGCCGCGATCAATGCTTCGCTCAAGGGCTCATCGCGTTTTTCCCAGGCAAAATTCATCATCTTGTAGTTGCCGATGACCATTCGCTCATCCGGCGTACGCGGCAGGCGCTTGCGTTTAAGCATGTCCTTGGCCACGCGGGTGGTGGTTGCCGCCCCTTCCAATTGGCTACTGCTGATGGCTTCGTCTTCGATCAGATCGTTGAGTAGATAGCTGAAGTGCGCGTGCTCACCAATCTGACTGGTCATGTACTCCAGCGCCGCGGTCGTGGCTTGGCGGTCGACGGCCGAAATGGCCTTTTGCGCGAGCGGCGTACACACGAACTTGCCGCACTGGACAGGCTCACCCAATGGCAACAGGGCGGAGTATTGCGCAATCCTGGCCTTCTTGACCAAGGCCCAGCACAAGTTCGAATCCAGCCCCGGCGCCCAGCGATAACGCAACTCATCAAAAGGAAGGTAGCGCCCCAGATCATCCAGAGGCTTGAGCAGAGCCAGGTAATCCGGGAGGCGTTCCTTGTGGGGTGATTGCGCCAACAGGTCAAATACCGGATCGAACCTGCCCTTCAGGACGGGGGCCTTTTTCATAATGGCTGTCTCAAAAGCTCTCAAAACCGAGGCTCAAGTACAGCATTCAGATAGCTCTGACTCAATATCAGAGCATTCTGAAATACGTGTAGGACTTGCAGCAGGCTACGATTTTTTTGAAACAACGCTCCATAAGGCTTGAGGACCACCCTCACCCTGGACGAGGGCTCGGGTGGCCTCCGATCCTGTCTCAGTAACCCAACGACAACCCGGTATTCCTGCGTGGATCATTCGCCCCATAGAAGCGATTCTTGCCCACCGGCTTGCCTCCCAGCGAAGGTGCCCCGACCAGAATCGCCGCCACATGATTGGCATCCTGTGGCTTGGCAAATTTATGCCCCCAACTTTCGAGGATCTTCACCGTATCCGGACTGGTGGTGAAGGTCTCCAGGTTGGTCTCTTCCGGCAACCACTGCTGGTGGAAACGCGGCGCATCCACGGCTTCCTGAATGTTCATGCCGTAGTCGATCACGTTGAGGATGGTCAGCAAGGTCGCGGTGATGATGCGGCTACCTCCAGGGGTGCCGACGACCATGACCACTTTGCCGTCCTTGGTGACGATGGTCGGGCTCATCGACGACAACGGCGCCTTGCCGGGCGCGATGGCATTGGCCTCGCCTTGCACCAGGCCGTACATGTTTGGCACGCCGATTTTCGAAGTGAAGTCGTCCATTTCATCGTTGAGGATCACCCCGGTTTTGCTGGCCATGACGCCGGCGCCGAACCAGTCGTTGAGGGTGTAGGTCATCGACACCGCGTTGCCCCACTTGTCGACGATGGAGAAGTGCGTGGTGTTGCTGCCCTCATGCGGCGCTACGCCAGGTTTGATCTCGCGGGACACGCCAGCCTTTTGCGGTTCGATGGCGGCGCGCAGTTTGGTCGCGTAGTTTTTGTCGAGCAGGTGGGCGATCGGATTTTTCACGAAGTCCGGGTCGCCGAGGTAGCTGTTGCGGTCCACATAGGCGTGGCGCATCGCTTCAATCTGATAATGCATGCCTTGGGCCGAGTGGTAGCCCAAGTCTTTCATCGGGTAGCCGTCGAGGATGTTCATGATCTCGCAAATCACCACGCCGCCGGAGCTTGGCGGTGGCGCCGAGACCACGTGGTAGCCGCGATAATCGCACTCCACCGGGGCCAGTTCACGGGTCTTGTATTTATCGAGGTCGGCCTGGGTGATGATGCCTTTGTTGGCCTGGCTGGACGTGACGATCGCGTCGGCCACCCAACCTTTATAGAAACCGTCGGCGCCCTTCTCGGAGATCTCCCGCAGGGTTTTGCCCAGGTCTTTTTGCACCAGCTTCTGCCCGACTTGCATCGGCTCGCCGTTACTCAGGAAGATCGAACCCGAATCGCGCATGTCCTTCTTGAACACGTCAGTCGCGGTTTCCAGCAGATCGACATCTCCCTGCTCCAGCACGAAGCCTTCTTCGGCGAACTTGATCGCCGGGGCGATCACTTCCTTGCGAGGTTTGGTGCCGTATTTGCTCAGGGCCAGCTCCATGCCGGACACAGTGCCCGGCACGCCCACGGCCAAGTGGCCACGGGTGCTCAGGTCCGGGACGACATTGCCGTCCTTGTCCAGATACATGTTGGCGGTGGCCGCCAGCGGGGCTTTTTCGCGGAAATCGAGGAAGGTCTTGCGCCCGTCCGCCAGTTGAATGGTCATGAAACCACCGCCGCCCAGGTTGCCCGCCGCGGGATAAACCACCGCCAGCGCATAGGCGACCGCGACGGCGGCATCTACGGCGTTGCCGCCGTTCTTGAGTTCATCCACGCCCACGTGAGTGGCCAGATGCTGGGCGGTGACCACCATGCCGTTTTCGGCTGCAACCGGGGCCACGGAGGCGGCGTAAGCACTGAGGCAACTGAGCGCCAATGAGGTCGCTATCAGCGATTTGGCAAAAGGTTCGAACGTCATGATTCGGTCTCTTTTTTTGTTTTTAGGCTCTGTATCAAACAGAGGGAACGCTTCAAGAGCACTAGCCAGTATGGCTGGGATTGCGTATTGCGCCTCTCTGATCAGGCAGTATGCTGAGCGCCTGTTCAGCCTTTTTCGGAGTCCGCCGGCATGACCTACACCTGCACCACCATGCCCTCCCCGGTCGGCGAGTTGAAGCTGGTCGCGAACGGCTCAAGACTGGCGGCCATCCTCTGGGAAAACGACAAACCAAACCGAGTACGGCTCGGGCCGATGACTGAAGCAGCGGACAATCCGATCCTGATGCGCGCGGTTAAACAGTTGCAGGAATACTTTGCCGGCACGCGCAATCAGTTCGATCTGGAGCTGGATTTTGTCGGGACCGAGTTCCAGAAGAAGGTCTGGCAAGCGCTGCTGACCATTCCCTTTGGCGAGACCCGTAGCTATAGCCAGATTGCCGAACAGATTGGCAATCCGAGTGCAGTTCGGGCCGTGGGTGCGGCGAATGGCAAGAACCCGATCTCGATTGTCGCGCCGTGTCATCGGGTGATTGGGGCGTCGGGGAAGTTGACGGGGTTTGCCGGGGGCTTGGGGCGAAGGAGCGATTGTTGACGCTGGAAGGATGTGAGTGGTCGGGAGCGGCCAGCAGAACGGGCGATCTGTTTTGACAAATCGATCTTTGTGGCGAGGGAGCTTGCTCCCGCTCCAGTGCGCAGCGCTGGCAAAAATCCTTGGTTTAGGCCGCTTCGCAGCCCAGCGTCGGATCGCCGCCCGGAGCAAGCTCGCTCGCCACACTGGACCGCGTCAGTTTCAGGATTGGGCGAAGAGGTTTTTCATCGCCGCATACTGCAACAGCATGATGGTCTTCGCATCGCAGATCTCGCCGCGATAAAACGCCTCAAGCGCCTCGTCGAACTTCCACTCCAGCACTTCAAGCTCTTCAGTCTCGTCTTCCAGCCCACCGCCATCGCTGACTTTCGATGCTGCGTCATATTCGGCGATGAAGAAGTGCAGTTTTTCGGTGACTGAGCCGGGGCTCATGTAGGACTCGAAGACCTTTTGCACGTGGTGAACGCGATAGCCGGTTTCCTCTTCAGCTTCAGCGCGGATGCGCTCTTCAGGTGCCGCGCCTTCGAGCAACCCCGCCGCCACTTCAATCAGCAAACCATCGTGGCCGTTGACGAAAACCGGCAGCCGAAACTGACGTGTCAGCACGACAGTTCTTTTCTCGCGGTTAAACAGCAGAATCGCCGCACCATTGCCACGGTCATAGACCTCACGGGTCTGGCGCTGCCACTCGCCGTTATTGCGCTGGTAGTCGAAGGTGATTTTCTTCAGCAGGTACCAGTCGTGGGACAACACCTGTGATTCGATGATGTTGACCCTATCGGCTGTATTTGCCATGACACCGCATCCTTTTTTTGTCAGAAGAGCCCCCATGGTAGGCGAAAACCAAAAAGCCCGGCATCTCTGCCGGGCTTCTTTTACGGTTGGCTGGCGACTTCAGGCGCCGCGTGCTCTTCCTCGTGGGTAGAAAGCCGCTTGCCGTTGATCAACGGCCCGTAGCGACGGCTGAACTCCCAGTTGTACGGCACGTGGTCTTTGTTGACCCCGTTATCCCAGTTCACCGACCAGGTCATCAGGCCTTTGATCGAAAGCCCTTTGGCGTCGAGACGCTTGAAGGCATTCACCACTGCCGCCGGGTCGATCACGTAACCCGTGGCCGCGGCATCGACGTTGGTCGGCAAGCCGATCACGAACTTGTCCGCCGGGATTTTGGTGAACCCGCGAGTACCGCTCACCAGACTTTCGGTCAGGTAAAACAGGAAGTCCTCTTTCATCGCGTCGTTGTTTTGGGCAATCCACGCGCCAGCGCCGTTATTGGCTTCCTGCACCCAAACCCCGTCACCGCCCTGGTTGTAATACTGCGGGGCGATGAAGTCGTAATAACCTTCCAGGGCCTGGATATAGCCGACATATTTGCCGGCGGTGGTCAGGTACGGGAATTCCGGCGCCATGCTGATGATGAAGTGTTTGCCTTCACCGGCGTAATGGTCTTTGACCAGTTTCAGCGCGGCGGGCAGGACGGTCTTGTTGTCGGCGAAATCAATCGCGCTTTGTTCAAGATCGATGTCCAACCCATCGAAGCCGTAGGTTTCCACCAGCCGGATGATTTCGTTGGCCAGTGGCTGTTCGTTGCCTTTGTGCAACTCAATGTGAGCATCGGCACCGCCGAGGGAAATCAGCACCACCCTACCCTGGCTGTTCAGCACACCGACCTGGCGCCGGAACTCGGCGTCGGACAGGTTGTACGGTTTGAAGGTCGGAATGCCATTACCCTTCATGAAGGCCACGGCCACCACGTTGTAATCCTTGGGCACGTCCTGCAGCGCGATGTTGGCAAATTGGCCACGCTGGTAACCGTCACTCGGCCCGGCGGGCCAGTTATGCCAGAAGCCCATCAGGATTTTTTTGCCGGCAATGCTCGGCATCAACGAAGCAGCGTCGCTCAGTTGAGATTTCATTAACGTAAAGTCGATCTTTGACATGTTCTATTCCTTCAGAACGTGTGGGGGTTAACGCTGTCGGCTTACTTGAAGTCCACGTCGAACGCTTGATAGAAGGCGTTGCCGGTGTTGGCCACGATCCACACCAGCACGATCACGTGATGGCCGCTTTTATTGCCCGGCAATTTCACTTCGTGGTTGACCTTGGCCTTCATTTCTTCGGAATGGCTGTAGTACGGAACCTGGGTGTAGAAGTCGTCGAAAAACGATTTCGGCTCCAGTTGCGCACGGCTGATGCGCTGTTTCGGGTCCCAGCCATCCTTGGTGATAAACCAGCTGTAGCCACGAGTGACGTGGGGAGCGGTGTATTCCCAGGTGACTTTGAAGGTCTGGCCCGGCTCGACATTCAGCAGTGGCCAGGCGAACGGACGGTTGAGCTTTTTGCTCAGTTCCTCGTTGGTGAAGTTGATGCAGTCACGGGCGTCGACCTTGCCGCCACTGAGGATATAACCGTCGGCAGGTGGCACGTCGCTGGCCGTGTCGGTTTGATACGGTGCCGGGAACGGGCCGGCGACCAACGACGGGAAGTTCTTGCCACCTTCCATTTCATTGACCTGCCAGTTACCCAGCAGCCCCTGCTCGACGGCCACCGCGCCGCGGCTGGAAGGGGATGTGACACGACCGTGTCGCAGTTGTGATTGGGTCTGTGGTTTGTTCATTTTTTCACTCCATTGATTTAAGAACTCTCCTTCCTGAGGAGAGGCCTTCAACCTAACGGAGCTGCTTTTTTTGTCCACCGGCCGATTTCCCGCCCCGAGTGATGTTTGCTTGGGCAATCGCTCGCAAATACTGGATATATAACCAGTACATTGTGCCAAGTCCTACAACCTGTGTAGCAGAAGGATTACACCGCAAGGTAGCAATCGGAACCGTTCTCATCTCAGGAAGCCAGCTCAGGAAAGTTGAGCCTTGTATTCCTTCTCATATTGGCCGGCCAGGGATTCTTTCTGTTTTTCATCAAGCAGTTTGCCGGCCATCTGGAAGAACTTCTGCTCTTCTTCCTTGAGGTGGTGATGGACCTTTTCGGACAACTTTTTCGCCGTCACCAGCCACGTCGGATCAGACATCTGTGTCTCATCCAGCGTCTCCATCATTTCGTCCATTTCATGGTGTTCGGAAATGGCATGACGGCTCAGATCGACTCCGTTGTCGAACTCCATCAGCGGAATGTAGAAATACCGTTCTTCCGCGGTTTCGTGGGCCTGGAGCTCGGATTTAAGCCGTTTGTAGGCCTCGGTCCGTTCCGGGGTGTCACCGCTGGTCTGGATCAGCGCGTCGGCATAGCTGCGCTGGCGGTCGTGGCTTTCGCGCAAGGCTTCGAAAATGTTCATTGGCTATCCTCATGGCCGCGTTTTGAGTTGACGCTCTTGAGGCTAGACATCTGCGTGCAAGCGGCGGTTCCTCCCGGTGGATGGAACGCCGGTCGCTTTTCGGGATAGGCTTGGGCGTTCTCACTTCATAGCCATAAGGATGTAGCCCATGACGTTGCACGTCGAATGGTCGCCAAACCCCACCAACGAAGAGCGCGAGGCCATCCTTGCACCGTTGCGCGCCTATAACGCGGCGCAAGCCGGGCCAGCCAACCCGCAACCGTTCGCCTTACTGGTGCGCGACGACCACGGCGAGATTCTCGGCGGGCTCTACGGCCGGGTGTTTTACCAATGGTTGTTCATCGAATTACTGTCGGTACCGGAACAGGCCCGGGGACAGGGCATGGGCTCCAGGCTGATGAACATGGCCGAAGAGCTGGCCCGAGAGAAGGAATGCGTGGGGATCTGGCTCGACACCTTCGACTTCCAGGCGCCAGCGTTTTACAAGAAGCTCGGTTATAGCGAATTGGGCCACATCGCGGACTATCCGCCGGGGCACCAGCGCTTCTTCTTACAGAAACGCCTGATGAATATCGACTAAATCGCAAAACCCTGTGGGAGCGGGCTTGCTCGCGAAAGCGGCTTATCATTCAACATTGATGTCGACTGACCCGCCGCTTTCGCGAGCAAGCCCGCTCCCACAAGGGAAATGCATCAGGTCATCAATTACAAACAGGTCGCCAACGCCGCCAATCGGCGCTTGGCCACGAAATCATCGTGCTGCGCGTAGTAACTCAGCACCGTGCCGGACGCATTGCTGGACAAGTCCACAAACGATTCCGCCGAACGGGTGTAGACCGTAGAACCGCCCTTGCGGCCCGGTTGCAGGTAAGCCCCGGCATCAATCCCGAACACCGCCTCGTCCTGCCAGGCGAATTGCACGCATTGGGCAACGACTTTTTCCGGTTTGTCCGAGTTCAGGACCTTGGTCGGGGATTTGGTGCGGGAGTCATCCATCACCGAGCCCGCGCATCCCGCCAGCAGGGTTGCGGCCAGCGCCACCATCAGAATTCGCATTGTGTTCGCTCATCAAGAAAAAGCGGACTGTATCACCGTGGCGCGGCGTATCGTTCTGCTTTACTTCATTTATACCGCGACACCGCGTGACGATTCGCGCACCCTGTCGCGCAATTAACAGCGCATCACCTCTTTTTTCTGGAAAGCCACATGACACCCAACGCCGAATTTTACAAACCAACCGCCGAATATGCCGACAAGCTGATCAGCCAGATCGGTCAGACACCGTCCTGGATCGCCAAGCGAATCGGCGTTACCGACAAGCGGATTCGTTACATCCTTGATGGCGAAAGAACCGTCAAAGGCGAAACCACGCCGATCCAGATGACCTACCCCGAGCAGTTCGCCCTCGAGTGCCTGGCCGCAGCGGCCAAAGCCAAGAAGCAGTCTTCGTAACCTGACGTTCAAGGAGCGACCATGGCAGCCACCGAACAGCAACACGAGCAGGCGCTGAAGAAGTTTCTCGATGAGCGCCCGGAACTGCGTCACGAGCTCGACAACCTCAACCCGTTGCTCGCCCAGGCCAAGGGTGAAACTGCGGCCGAGTACCGCGACGAGCGCTTGCACGAAGCCTTCGAAGCCGAGGCCGAGCGCCTGGGATTGTTTGCCTGGGAGCTGACCCTGCAACTGACCGCACCCACTGCCGAGGACTACCAGACCCAGCGTCTGGAAGTGCACAAGGAAGTGGCCGAGATGGCCGGCATGGACTGGCTGGAGTATTGCGAGTTATATGGGTTGAGTAAGTGACCGTCTCTGTCGCTGCCTGAGGAAGACCTGCACCAATGCTGCCATCTGCCTCCACTCACCGCGCCAGCCCTGGCCATCTGCATATCCAGAAATGGCGCGGACGCATCGGCATGTCGCTGGTGGCTACACTTTCAGTACTCGCCGGCATGACCGACGCCATTGGCTTCATGGCCAGCGGCGACTTCGTGTCCTTCATGAGCGGTAACACCACTCGTCTCGCCGTGGCCATCAGCGATGGTGACCTCGGCCTGACCGTGCGTTTGTTGATCCTCGTGGCTACGTTTATCGTCGGCAATGCCTTGGGCATTGTCGTCAGCCGACTTGGCGGACGTCGGGCGCTGCCTTTGCTTCTGTGTATCGCCACCCTGCTCTGCGGTGCTGCCGCGTGGCCCTATGACGAGCAACTGCCGGCGCTGCTGGCAGCGATCATCTCCATGGGCATGCTCAATGCTGCGGTGGAAGAAGTGAACGGACTGCCGGTCGGCCTGACCTACGTCACCGGCGCCCTGTCGCGCTTCGGCCGTGGCCTGGGACGCTGGATGCTCGGCGAGCGGCGCAATGGCTGGCGGGTGCAGTTGATTCCCTGGAGCGGCATGTTTGCCGGCGCGATCCTCGGCGCGGTGCTGGAACACCACCTCGGGCTCAAGTCCCTGTTTGTCAGCGGCCTGCTGGCCGGGGCGGTGGGGTTGCTGTCGCTGAAGATTCCCCGGCGCTGGCAGTTGGGTTACATGCCGCGCTGAACACCGGTTGCCCCCGATCCCTGTAGGAGCTGCCGAACGCGGCCCGAGCCTTCGGCAGCTCCTACAGGGTGTTGTGTTGATCACTAAACCGTGGCTAGACGCAGATCGAATGTGGGAGCGAGCTTGCTCGCGATGGCAGCACCTCGGTCCACGGCTAATCGCCCTTCGCCGCCCCGCCGATAAAGCTTTATCATGGCCGCAGTTTTGCTGATCGAGTCCGTCATGAAGTTCGCCATCGCGCTGTTTTCCGCCGCCCATGCGCCCTCCTCGCGCCGTGCCTTGCTGTTCGCCCAGGCCGCGCTGGCCGGCGGGCATGAGATTGTCCGGCTGTTTTTCTATCAGGACGGCGTCTACAACGCGTCCGGCAGCGTCGT is a window of Pseudomonas sp. 10S4 DNA encoding:
- a CDS encoding lytic polysaccharide monooxygenase auxiliary activity family 9 protein, producing MNKPQTQSQLRHGRVTSPSSRGAVAVEQGLLGNWQVNEMEGGKNFPSLVAGPFPAPYQTDTASDVPPADGYILSGGKVDARDCINFTNEELSKKLNRPFAWPLLNVEPGQTFKVTWEYTAPHVTRGYSWFITKDGWDPKQRISRAQLEPKSFFDDFYTQVPYYSHSEEMKAKVNHEVKLPGNKSGHHVIVLVWIVANTGNAFYQAFDVDFK
- a CDS encoding GNAT family N-acetyltransferase, producing the protein MTLHVEWSPNPTNEEREAILAPLRAYNAAQAGPANPQPFALLVRDDHGEILGGLYGRVFYQWLFIELLSVPEQARGQGMGSRLMNMAEELAREKECVGIWLDTFDFQAPAFYKKLGYSELGHIADYPPGHQRFFLQKRLMNID
- a CDS encoding NUDIX domain-containing protein, producing MANTADRVNIIESQVLSHDWYLLKKITFDYQRNNGEWQRQTREVYDRGNGAAILLFNREKRTVVLTRQFRLPVFVNGHDGLLIEVAAGLLEGAAPEERIRAEAEEETGYRVHHVQKVFESYMSPGSVTEKLHFFIAEYDAASKVSDGGGLEDETEELEVLEWKFDEALEAFYRGEICDAKTIMLLQYAAMKNLFAQS
- a CDS encoding DUF6388 family protein, which codes for MAATEQQHEQALKKFLDERPELRHELDNLNPLLAQAKGETAAEYRDERLHEAFEAEAERLGLFAWELTLQLTAPTAEDYQTQRLEVHKEVAEMAGMDWLEYCELYGLSK
- a CDS encoding hemerythrin domain-containing protein, which gives rise to MNIFEALRESHDRQRSYADALIQTSGDTPERTEAYKRLKSELQAHETAEERYFYIPLMEFDNGVDLSRHAISEHHEMDEMMETLDETQMSDPTWLVTAKKLSEKVHHHLKEEEQKFFQMAGKLLDEKQKESLAGQYEKEYKAQLS
- a CDS encoding Fic family protein, whose product is MKKAPVLKGRFDPVFDLLAQSPHKERLPDYLALLKPLDDLGRYLPFDELRYRWAPGLDSNLCWALVKKARIAQYSALLPLGEPVQCGKFVCTPLAQKAISAVDRQATTAALEYMTSQIGEHAHFSYLLNDLIEDEAISSSQLEGAATTTRVAKDMLKRKRLPRTPDERMVIGNYKMMNFAWEKRDEPLSEALIAAIHRVGVEGINDEQYSPATFRKNDEVVVQDGEGNTVHTPPPAAGLASRLQVLSSWINQSHNAPTHPDYIHPLIKAIALHFALGYEHPFRDGNGRVARALFYWFMFKNDFSAFRYIAISILLRNAPVKYGRSYLHTEADDLDLTYFIDFQCSVILRAVTGFTEAYRKSLAYTADFDRWLMASGLFDQFTEKQRAVYQVAKSGMAKEFTAVNVKENLDCSYNTASATLNGLVELKVFEKRKMGREWVFFLRAVP
- the ggt gene encoding gamma-glutamyltransferase, with the protein product MTFEPFAKSLIATSLALSCLSAYAASVAPVAAENGMVVTAQHLATHVGVDELKNGGNAVDAAVAVAYALAVVYPAAGNLGGGGFMTIQLADGRKTFLDFREKAPLAATANMYLDKDGNVVPDLSTRGHLAVGVPGTVSGMELALSKYGTKPRKEVIAPAIKFAEEGFVLEQGDVDLLETATDVFKKDMRDSGSIFLSNGEPMQVGQKLVQKDLGKTLREISEKGADGFYKGWVADAIVTSSQANKGIITQADLDKYKTRELAPVECDYRGYHVVSAPPPSSGGVVICEIMNILDGYPMKDLGYHSAQGMHYQIEAMRHAYVDRNSYLGDPDFVKNPIAHLLDKNYATKLRAAIEPQKAGVSREIKPGVAPHEGSNTTHFSIVDKWGNAVSMTYTLNDWFGAGVMASKTGVILNDEMDDFTSKIGVPNMYGLVQGEANAIAPGKAPLSSMSPTIVTKDGKVVMVVGTPGGSRIITATLLTILNVIDYGMNIQEAVDAPRFHQQWLPEETNLETFTTSPDTVKILESWGHKFAKPQDANHVAAILVGAPSLGGKPVGKNRFYGANDPRRNTGLSLGY
- a CDS encoding YoaK family protein; the encoded protein is MLPSASTHRASPGHLHIQKWRGRIGMSLVATLSVLAGMTDAIGFMASGDFVSFMSGNTTRLAVAISDGDLGLTVRLLILVATFIVGNALGIVVSRLGGRRALPLLLCIATLLCGAAAWPYDEQLPALLAAIISMGMLNAAVEEVNGLPVGLTYVTGALSRFGRGLGRWMLGERRNGWRVQLIPWSGMFAGAILGAVLEHHLGLKSLFVSGLLAGAVGLLSLKIPRRWQLGYMPR